Within Microbaculum marinisediminis, the genomic segment CATCATTATCATGACGGTGACGGCGATGGTTGACCGGCAGGTCCTCGACCCCGCGGCTCTCTACCGGCTGATGGCCTGGCTCTCCCCGTCCTTTCCCGTGGGCGCCTTCTCGCACAGCCACGGCCTCGAATGGGCTGTCGAGACCGGCGATGTCGTCGACGCGGCAAGCCTTGAGGCCTGGGTCGGGCAGATCCTCCGCTTTGGCGCCGGCCGGCAGGATGCGATCCTGTTTGCCGCGACCTGGCGGGCGATGATCGCGGGCGACAGGCGGCGGCTGGACGAGATCGCCGAGCTCGCGGCGGCGTTGTCGCCATCGAAGGAGCGCGCCGTCGAGACCCTGTCTCAGGGAAAGGCGTTCGTGCTTGCCACCGAAGCGGCGTGGCCTGCGGCCGGCGCGCCGTCGCCGGATGGCGATCTCGCGTATCCGGTCGCGGTCGGTATCGCGGCCGGGCGGCACGGTATCCCGCTCGACGCCTCCCTCGTCGCCTATCTGCACGCCTTCGCGGCGAACATCGTCTCGGCGGGCGTCCGGCTGATACCGCTCGGCCAGACCGACGGGCAGAAGGTAACGGCCGCTCTCGAGCCCGTCGTCGCAGAGGTCGCGGCGGAGGCGGAGACGGCGACCCTCGAAGATCTCGGCGGCTGCGTTTTTTTCGCCGACATCGCGTCGATGCGACACGAAACCCAGTACACGAGGCTGTTCAGGACATGACGAACTCTCCCCACGGACCCTTGAGAGTAGGCATCGGCGGACCGGTCGGCTCGGGCAAGACGGCGCTGATGGAGGCGCTGTGCAAAGCGATGCGTGGCACCTACGACATCGCCGCGATCACCAACGACATCTACACCAAGGAAGACGCGCTGATCCTGACCCGTGCCGGCGCGTTGCCCGTCGAGCGCATCCTCGGGGTGGAGACGGGTGGTTGCCCGCATACGGCGATCCGCGAGGATGCCTCGATCAATCTCGCCGCTGTCGCCGAAATGCGTGGCCGGTTTCCCGATCTCGACCTCGTGCTGATCGAGTCGGGCGGCGACAATCTGGCGGCAACGTTCTCGCCCGAGCTGGCCGATATCACGATCTACGTGATCGATGTCGCCGCCGGCGAGAAGATCCCGCGAAAGGGCGGGCCCGGGATCACCCGATCCGATCTCCTGGTCATCAACAAGATCGACCTGGCGCCGCTGGTCGGGGCGTCGCTCGAGGTGATGGATTCGGACACGAAACGGATGCGCGGTGAACGGCCCTTTGTCTTCACGAACCTGAAAACCGGCGAGGGGCTTCCGACCATCATCGACTTCATCGAGGCAGCCGGCGGGTTGAAGCCGGCCGTCGGAGAGGACGAAACCACGGCTGTCGCCGCCTCGCGTTGAAAGGGGACACCAATGATCAGCAGGATGATGACTGGAAGACTCGCTTTCGTTCTGGCTTTGCTCGCCGCGACGCCGGCGCTCGCCCATGTCGGGGCCGGCGCGACGTCCGGGTTCGCGTTGGGCTTCGCCCATCCGCTACTCGGCCCCGACCACTTGCTCGCGATGGTCGGTGTCGGGCTCTGGGCCGGGCTCGTCGGTGGTTCGGCGCATTGGGTATGGCCGGCCGCATTTGTCGGCGTGATGATTGCCGGCGGGGTCATGGGCATGACCGATGTGCCGTTGTCGTTCGTCGAGCCGGCGATCCTCGCCTCGGTAATCGCGGTGGGCGCGGCGGTTGCGCTGGCCGCCCGGGCGCCGGTCTGGCTCGGGGCGCTGGTGGTCGGCGGTTTCGCGATGTTCCACGGCCATGCGCACGGCACGGAAATCCCCGAGACCGCGGCGGGCTTCGACTATCTGGCGGGATTCGCGCTGGCGACCGCAATCCTTCTTGGCGTCGGGGCCGCAATCACCATCGTACCTGCGCGCTTCCGTGTATCGTCAGTGCTCGTGCGCAGTCTCGGAGCGGGCGTTGCCTTCGCGGGAGCGGCACTCGCCGTCGGCTGACCCGACTGCCTTGAGATGCGCATCGGATAGCGTCATAGACGCTTGGGCGTGTCGATCTGACCGGGTAGCGATACGGGCAGGCAAGGCAAGGACGTGGCAACGGGCAACGGCAAATCGCGGACGGGCGATTTCATCGCCTGGCACGCGCTTTCGACGCGAGATGCGCTTGAGCGTCTGCAAACCGAGCATACCGGCCTCAGCGCGCGGGATGCGGCCGCGCGGCTGCGCCGTTTTGGTCCCAACCTGCTGCCGGAAGCGCCACGCCGTCCCGCCTGGCTGCGCTTTCTCGCCCATTTTCACAATGTCCTCGTCTATCTGCTGATCGCCGCGGCGGCGATCACGGTGTCGATCGGCCACTACGTCGATGCCGTGGTGATCGTCGCCGTGGTGGTGGTCAACGCGGTGATCGGCTTCGTTCAGGAGGGGCGCGCCGAGGCGGCCCTTGAGGCGATCCGCAAGATGCTGTCGCCGCAGGCCGCGGTGCTGCGCGACGGGCGGCGCCTGACGCTCGATGCGGCCGAACTGGTGCCCGGGGACGTCGTGCTGCTGGAACCGGGCGATCGCGTTCCCGCGGATCTTCGGCTGCTGCACGTGAAGGGCCTGGAGATCGACGAGGCGGTGCTGACCGGTGAATCGCTGCCCGTGGGAAAGCAGGTCGCGA encodes:
- a CDS encoding urease accessory protein UreF gives rise to the protein MTVTAMVDRQVLDPAALYRLMAWLSPSFPVGAFSHSHGLEWAVETGDVVDAASLEAWVGQILRFGAGRQDAILFAATWRAMIAGDRRRLDEIAELAAALSPSKERAVETLSQGKAFVLATEAAWPAAGAPSPDGDLAYPVAVGIAAGRHGIPLDASLVAYLHAFAANIVSAGVRLIPLGQTDGQKVTAALEPVVAEVAAEAETATLEDLGGCVFFADIASMRHETQYTRLFRT
- the ureG gene encoding urease accessory protein UreG, yielding MTNSPHGPLRVGIGGPVGSGKTALMEALCKAMRGTYDIAAITNDIYTKEDALILTRAGALPVERILGVETGGCPHTAIREDASINLAAVAEMRGRFPDLDLVLIESGGDNLAATFSPELADITIYVIDVAAGEKIPRKGGPGITRSDLLVINKIDLAPLVGASLEVMDSDTKRMRGERPFVFTNLKTGEGLPTIIDFIEAAGGLKPAVGEDETTAVAASR
- a CDS encoding HupE/UreJ family protein, with product MMTGRLAFVLALLAATPALAHVGAGATSGFALGFAHPLLGPDHLLAMVGVGLWAGLVGGSAHWVWPAAFVGVMIAGGVMGMTDVPLSFVEPAILASVIAVGAAVALAARAPVWLGALVVGGFAMFHGHAHGTEIPETAAGFDYLAGFALATAILLGVGAAITIVPARFRVSSVLVRSLGAGVAFAGAALAVG